The nucleotide sequence CATCTCTTTCAATGTTTCTATATCGTTTGGTACCTCGTATCCTCTTTCCCTCGCATATTGAGCTGCTCTTAATGTCGCCGTTGGATCGTATGGTTTGAATGGTTTCCCATTAACTTCTATGTCTAAGGTGAAATTCTTCAACCAATCTTCTAATGGTTCATAATAAATCTCTTGGTAATAAGGTATTGGAGGAACATGAAGTACACCCATAGGTGCAGCACCATCAAACGCTATCCCTATATAATCTACTATATCTATTGCAAGAGTTAATGCCCATCTTACATCTTTTATGTTGTATGGATATACATCGGTATTGAATACAAAACCTGTCATACAAGGATCCGTGTTAACTACCCATGGGTATTCTATTCTGTATCCTCTTGAGTATGGATTTCTTTGAACAAGTGCCCTGAATGCTTCCATTGTTAAATCTGCCATGTCTAAATTATGGTTGGCTTGTGCAATTACTTGGTTTGTAGCTTCTCCATAGTAATAGAAAAGTACGTATTTTGGTTTTGGTTCACCAAACAACATCCCAGTTGGCGTCCTATCCCAGTCTTCCCTCTTTTCCCAAAGTGTCCAATAACCAGCGGCATCATAATCTTTTAAAATATATGGACCACTGCTTACAGGAGGGTTGAAATCAAAGGATAAGGGATCTTCTACTTTTTCAAAAATATGTTTTGGGAAAGGCCTCCATGCTCCCCATCTGTCTACAAAATTGGTGTGGAACCGGGCGTTAGGTTCTTTCAGTTCAAATACTACTGTGTAATCATCTGTTTTGTATACTTTATCAATATACATATCGAACTGCTCATGATAAGACATTCCTTGATGCTCCATGGTAGTTTCAATACCATATACAATATCATCCGCAGTAATTTCAACACCATCACTCCAATAACACCCTTTCCTTAACTTAACCGTCATCTGTGTGAAGTCTTCGTTGTAGATTGCACCTTCTGCTGCAAGAGAATTAATAACTTCTCCCCTGGCAGGTTCCATCGTCCATAATGGTTCCAGCATCAATTGTTGAACCCCTCTATCAGGATTTCTCCAGCTAGTGGTAAATACGTTAAAAATACTCGGGGAACCTACTCTTCCAGTTAAAACGTTAGCAATGAGTGTTTCTTCTCTTGGAATCCCAGCTACTTGTGAAAATCCTGCAACAACAAGTAACACAGAAACAAAAATCACCAATAAACTCTTTTTCATTCTTTCACACCTCCTAATGAGTTTTTTACCTTTACTTTGGCATTTCTTCCCAAAGTAGTAAAAATAAAAGTTTATTAATACCCCCTTTATCCCCTTTTTCGCTCTTTGAGCTTCAAACAAAAAATCATAGAATTCTCTATTAGAAATATTTAAGTGAAAAAGCACAAGCAATCATTGGTAAGTTTACCAAATAAATTAATATTCGAATCAACAATAACCCATTTTCGTTCTTCATAATTTATTTTTTAAAAATCAAAACATTCATTGTCTTTGAATTAAAAACCAAAGGAATTTTATTAAATCCTACAATTAAACAGCTTTTTAATCTAACCTATATTTTTTATTGCAGTGTACCAAAGTGGATTTTTAAAGTTTTAAAGAAAACAAATGTCTAAATAAGTTCAAATTTTGTTCAAAACGATTATACGTGAGTTAACTTTTTTTGTCAACCATTAATTTATCCAATCAACTAATATTAGAAGCAATTACGAGCAATTATTTGCGATTAGGAAGCTTTTTCTTAGTTTTTCTTGAATTTTGAAAAAAATCGTTTTGTAAGATTTCGGTCGAAATGAGCTTTGATTTGTTTTAGTTCTGCAATTACAAATTCATATGGAACCTTTTCACCATTCACAGTACACAGGAAAAGTTTCGTGATCATAATAAGCCCCCCGAAGGGGGCTCAATGTATTTATCTGTAGCCCTTATTTCCTACCTGTTGGTTCAAGAAAGGGGAGTACGTATTTCAAATTTGGCCAGTGATGATAGGGAATCATATACGGATTTTCAGCGCCAGGATAATTCGTCCAGTAATACTCATCCCATCCTACTACTCCAGGATATCCAAAAGTTGGAATTGAAGGCATTTCTTCTACAAGTATTTTTAATCCTTCCATACCCAATTCCATGTTTTCCTCACTACCCCAGTCCACCTTTTCCATTCCTTCTATAACCTCATCCATTCTAGGATCTGTCCATCTGCCTGGTGCAGGGCCTAAATTAGTAATAGCATTTTCTCCTATAGGTTGGTAGTAGTTTGAGTGCATACTCGAAAAAACACGGTACAAATCAGGATGTCCACCCCATGGTTCCATTGCAGGCCATTGGGAACTAACCTCAAAGTTACCTAACGCAGTTACACTCGCATCTTGTTCGCTGGGAGTAACTGAAACATCTATACCAAAGTTTCTCCACTCTTGTGCCGCAGCAAGTGCATTTCTATGCGATGGATGTGAAGGATTTGCATTGGCAATAATATTAATTTTCCAAGGTGTACCATCTGGTAACAACCATTTGCCATTTCTATCTCTTGTAAATCCATTCCTTTCTAATAGTTGTTCCGCTACATCAGGTGCATATTTCCACCATCCTGGACCAAACATTTCTTTCAACGTTTCTATATCGTTTGGTACCTCATATCCTCTTTCCCTTGCATATTGAGCTGCTCTTAATGTCGCCGCTGGATCATACGGTTTGAATGGTTCTCCATTAACTTCTATGTCTAAGGTGAAATCTTTTAACCATTCTTCCATCGGTTCATAATAAATCTCTTGGTAATAAGGCATTGGTGGGATGTGAAGTGCACCCATAGGCGCAGCACCATCAAACGCTATCCCTATGTAATCCACTATATCTATTGCAAGAGTTAATGCCCACCTTACATCTTTAAGGTTGTATGGATATACTTCGGTATTGAATATAACACCTGTCATACAAGGATCTGTGTTGACCACCCATGGGTATTCTATTCTGTATCCCCTTGAGTATGGATTCCTTTGAATGAGGGCTCTGAATGCTTCCATTGATAAATCCGTCATGTCTAAGTTATGGTTAGCTTGTGCAATTACTTGGTTTGTAGCTTCTCCATAGAAATAGAAGAGTACGTATTTTGGTTTTGGTTCACCAAACAACATTCCAGTTGGCGTCCTTTCCCAGTCTTCCCTTTTTTCCCAAAGTGTCCAATAACCAGCACGATCATAATCTTTTAGAACATATGGACCACTACTTATCGGAGGGTTGTAATTAAAGGATAAGGGATCTTCTACTTTTTCAAAAATATGTTTTGGGAAAGGTCTCCATCCTCCCCATCTGTCTACAAAATTAGCGTGAAATCGTGCGTTAGGTTCTTTCAATTCAAATACTACGGTGTAATCATCTGTTTTGTATACGTCATCAATGTACATATTGAACTGATCATGGTAAGCCATCCCAGGGTGTTTCAAAGTTAGTTCAATATCATATACAATATCATCGGCAGTAATTTCAACACCATCACTCCAATAGCATCCTTTCCTCAACTTAACGGTCATCTGTGTGAAGTCTTCGTTGTAAATCGGGCCTTCCGCTGCAAGAGAATTAATAACTTCTCCTCTGGTGGGTTCCATCGTCCATAATGGTTCCAGCATCAATTGATGAATCCCTTGGTCAGGGGTTCTCCAGCTACTGGTAAATATATTGAAATTACCAGGGGAACCTACTCTTCCAGTTAAAATGTTAGCAATGAGTGTTTCTTCTCTTGGAATACCCGCTACTTGTGAAAATCCCGAAACAACAAGTAACACAGAAACAAAAATCACCAATAAACTCTTTTTCATACTTTCACACCTCCTAACGAATTTTCTTCCTCTACTTTGGTTTTTCTTCCCAAAGTAGTAAAAAAGTCTATTATTTAATACCCAATTTAGCCCTTTCAATCCTCTTATACTTTATACTTCATATTTCAAACAAAAAATCATAGAGTCCTCTATTAAGAAATTTAAGTGAAAGAGCACAAGCAATCACTGGTAAGTTTATCCAATCAATTAATATTCGAATTAACAATAACCCATTTTTGTTCTTTATAATTTATTTTTTAAAAATCAAAACATTCATTGTCTTTGAATTAGAAACCAAAGGAAGTTTATTAAATCTTACAATCAAACAGCTTTTTCATCTAACCAATATCTTTTGGTATATGGCACCAAATTAGATTTTTAAAGTTTTAGAAGAAGGAAATGTCTAAATAAATTCAAATTTTGTTCAGAATAATTATATGTGAGTTAACTTTTTTTGTCAACCATTAATTTATCCAATCAACTAATATTAGAAGCAATTACGAGCAATTATTTGCGATTAGGAAGCTTTTTCTTAGTTTTTCTTGAATTTTGTAAAAAATTGTTTTGTAAGATTTCTTTAGATTTTCTTGTTTAATCGACTTAGATTGTTTTTAATCACCATTAATCGGCTCTATTTAGAAGTGAGAAATTTTTTTCATGATGTTATAATTTTGTTAGAAGATGTAAAATTTTTGTTCGATCGAAAGTGAGGTCTTATACTTGAAAGAGGTCTATATAGACGGCGAACATCTGAGTTTGGAAGATGTGATTAATGTAGCTAGACATTATTACGAGGTGGTAATAGATAACTCTGCTTTTGAGAATATTAAGAATTCTAGAAAAGTTGTAGAAAAGTTTGCAGAAGAGGAAAAAATTATATATGGTGTGACTACTGGCTTTGGAGAACTCTGCAATGTTTTCATTTCGAACGATAAAACAGAGAAATTACAAAAGAATCTGATCAGAAGTCATGCATGTGGAATCGGGGATCCTTTGGATATAGAAACTGTTAGGGCGATTATGTTGCTTCGCGCGAATTCTTTGGTCAAAGGTTTTTCTGGAATAAGGTTATCCACCATTCAAACTTTGATCAATATGATCAACAAGAAGGTTCACCCGGTAATACCAGAAAAAGGGTCTTTAGGAGCAAGCGGTGATCTAGCTCCATTAGCCCATATGGTTTTACCGATGATGGGAGAAGGAGAGGCTTATTACGAGGGCAAGCGGTTAAGCGGAAAAGAAGCTATGAAGTTGGCGGGAATAGATACGATAAATCTTGTTGCAAAGGAAGGCCTCGCTTTGATAAATGGAACACAAGTTATGACTGCTATAGGTGCATTATCGATATACGATAGCATAGAACTTTTAAAAACGGCAGATATAATTTCATCGTTGAGTTTTGAGGCATTGAACGGTGTCATCGAGGCTTTTGATGAGAGGGTACACAATCTAAGACCTCATAAAGGGCAGATTGAGTCCGCTAATAATTTAAGGAAAATACTTGAAGGTAGTAAAATGGTGTCTCATCAAGGCGTATTACGGGTTCAAGATGCCTATTCCTTGAGATGTATCCCGCAGGTTCACGGTGCTTCACGTGATGCGGTAAATTATGTGCAAGATGTCATTGTGAAAGAGATGAATGCAGCAACCGATAATCCTTTGATATTTTCAAAAGAAGAAGAAGCAATATCCGCGGGGAATTTTCACGGCCAACCAATTGCATTGGGCATGGACTTTTTGGCGATTGCTTTGTCTGAAATTGCAAATATATCAGAAAGACGAATAGAAAGGCTTGTTAATCCTAAATTGAGCAGGTTACCTCCTTTTTTGATAGAAGAAAGTGGCTTGAATTCTGGATTTATGCTTGTTCAATATTCAGCCGCGTCGTTGGTTTCAGAAAATAAAGTCTTAGCCCATCCTGCAAGTGTTGATTCAATTCCTTCTTCTGCAAACCAAGAAGATCACGTTTCTATGGGTACAATTGCAGCGAGAAAAGCGAAGAATATACTAAACAACGTCCAAAAAGTATTAGCTATGGAAATGCTCTGTGCTTGCCAAGCCATAGACCTACGAGGAAACAAAGGTTTAGGAAAAGGTTCAAAGATAGTTTATGATATAGTTAGAGATAAAATACCGAAGATAAACGAAGACAGAGCGATGTACGAAATGATAGATAAGAGTGAAGAAATCTTAAAATCTTGCATAATCGTTAAAGAAGTGGAAAAAGAAATTGGTAAATTACTTTAAAGAAAGGAGAAAATATCATGGTGAACAATATTGATATTTCTAGCGCAATGTCCATTAAGTTGGATGATGAACTTCCTCCTATGCCTAAATTCTTAGAAGGTATAAGAAGGGCTCCTAAAAGACCTTTGAACTTATCAAAAAGAGAAGTAGAACTAGCCCTTGCAAACGCTTTAAGGTACGTGCCGGAAAGTTTGCATGAAGAATTGGCACCAGAATTTTTACAAGAGTTGCTTACTCGAGGTAGAATTTATGGATACAGGTATAGACCTGAGGGCAACATTAAGGCAAAACCTATAGATATGTACAAGGGTAAGTGTATTGAAGGAAAGGCATTTCAGGTCATGATCGATAATAACTTGGATTTCGATGTCGCTTTGTACCCTTATGAACTGGTAACCTATGGTGAAACCGGTCAAGTTTGTCAAAATTGGATGCAGTACAGGTTGATTAAAAAATACTTAAAAGAACTAACAAGAGAACAAACCTTAGTTGTGGCTTCAGGACATCCCCTAGGTTTGTTCAGATCAACTCCAAATAGTCCACGGGTGATAATAACAAATGCCTTGATGGTTGGGATGTTTGATGATCAAGAACATTGGATCAAGGCACAAGCTATGGGTGTTGCCAACTACGGGCAAATGACTGCTGGAGGGTGGATGTACATAGGACCTCAAGGTATCGTTCATGGTACTTACAATACCTTGTTGAACGCGGGAAGGTTGAAATTAGGAATACCCCAAGATAGTGATCTAAGAGGACGCTTGTTTGTTAGTTCGGGTTTAGGTGGAATGAGCGGTGCTCAGGCAAAAGCGATAGAAATCGCAAGAGGGGTTGGGATAATTGCAGAAGTAGATTATTCCAGAATTCAAACAAGGCTCAACCAAGGTTGGCTAAAAACTTACAGCAAAGATTTGAACGAAGTTTTTGAAATAGCCTTCGATCATCTAAATAGAAAAAAAACCATTTCCATCGGTTATTATGGTAATATTGTAGATCTATTGGAATACATTGCAAAGAAAGGTATAAAAGTAGATTTGTTATCAGATCAGACATCTTGTCACGCCGCCTACGAGGGAGGGTACTGCCCTCAAGGCTTGACTCATGAAGAGAAGAATCACCTCTTAGAAACAAATAAAGAGAAATTTGTTGAATTAGTCAACAATTCATTGAGAAGACATTTTGAGCTTATAAAAACAATGGTTGAAAGGGGAACCTACTTTTTTGACTATGGGAATAGTTTCATGAAGGCGGTTTTTGATGCAGGCGTGAAAGAAATAGCAAAAAATGGCTTGGATGAAAGCGAAGGATTCATCTTTCCCTCGTATGTGGAAGACATAATGGGACCATTAATATTCGACTATGGTTATGGACCTTTCAGGTGGGTATGTTTAAGTGGAAAACGGGAAGATCTATTGAAAACGGATAAAGCAGCGATGGAATGTATAGATCCCAATAGAAGGGGCCAAGATAGAGACAATTACATATGGATTAGAGATGCTGATAAAAACAATCTCGTTGTAGGTACTCAAGCTCGGATCCTTTACCAGGATGCTATGGGAAGAATGAAGATAGCTCTTAAATTCAATGAAAAGGTTAGAAAAGGGGAAGTTGGCCCCATAATGCTCGGAAGGGATCATCACGATGCAGGTGGAGCTGACTCTCCTTTTAGAGAAACGGCGAATATAAAAGATGGGAGTAATATAATGGCAGATATGGCAACCCATGACTTTGCTGGAAACATAGCAAGGGGAATGAGTTTGGTAACACTGCACAACGGAGGCGGAGTTGGTATCGGTAAAGCCATTAACGGTGGTTTTGGATTGGTTCTTGACGGAAGTGAAAGGGTGGATGAAATAATAAAGAACGCAATTCCATGGGATGTTATGGTTGGGGTTGCCAGACGATCATGGGCTAGAAATGAAGCTTCTATAGAAACATCAATAGAGTATAACAAAGAAAACAAAAACACGGACCACATAACTTTGCCATACATTGCTGATAAAAATATGATAAAAGATTTGGTTGACAAATACTATGAGGGTTAGGAGGTAGATGTTTTGAACAAAATCGTTGAATGTGTTCCTAATTTCAGTGAAGGAAGAGATAAAGAAAAGTTAGAACGGATTGTAGATGAAGTAAGAAAACAAGAAGGAGTAAAATTATTAGATTACTCTATGGATAAAGATCATAACAGAAGCGTAGTTACTTTTGTGGGAGAACCTGATATGGTAATAGAAGCAGCTTTTAACGCCTGTAAAAAAGCGGCTGAGTTGATAGATTTGAGAACTCATAAAGGTGAACATCCAAGAATGGGAGCTACAGACGTTATCCCACTCATTCCAATAAAAAACATAACTATGCAAGAGTGTGTAGAATACTCTAAAAAATTGGCAAAAAGAATAGGAGAAGAGTTGAATATCCCCGTAATATTGTATGAAAAATCAGCTAGCCGACCCGAAAGAGAAGATTTAGCCGTTATAAGAAAAGGTGAGTTCGAAGGGATGTTTGAGAAATTAAAACAAGAAGAGTTCAAGCCAGATTTTGGCCCAGATCAACCGCATGAAAGTGCAGGAGTTACCGCTGTGGGGGCAAGAATGCCTTTGATAGCTTTCAACGTGAACCTGAATACCAACAATTTAGACATTGCAAAAAAGATAGCCAAAGCGGTTAGAGGAAAAAGTGGAGGATTTAAATACTGTAAAGCGTTGGGTTTTGAATTGAAAGAAAGGAATATAGTCCAAGTTTCCATGAATATGGTTGATTACACAAAAACACCTTTGTATAGAGTATTTCAAGTGATAGAAAACGAAGCGAACAGGTATGGAGTGAGCGTTGTTGGAAGTGAAATAGTTGGGTTAGTACCGTTAAATGCCCTTGTTGATACCGCTGATTACTTTTTAAAATTAGAAGATTTCAGCTATGACAGAGTTTTAGAAAATAAAATTTATGGTGATTGATATGGATGAAAAAGCTACTTTAGTGATAAAAAACATTTCAAATTTAATAACCATGAGAGGGCCTAATAGACCAAGAAAGAAAGAGGAAATGTCAGAAATTGGCTTAATTAAAAATGGAATCATTGCTGCTTCTAAAGATAAGATAATCTATGTTGGAAATGGAGAGTTGCCAAAAGACATAGAAATAGCTCAAGATGCAAAAATTATAAACGCCCAAGGGAAAACTGTAACACCCGGTTTAATAGACTCTCACACTCATTTGGTTCATGGAGGCTCAAGGGAATACGAATTATTTAAGAAGTTAGAAGGTAAAAGTTACTTAGATATTTTAAATTCTGGGGGAGGAATATACGACACCGTCGAATCAACTAAAAAGGCCTCTTTTGAAGAATTACTTAAAAAGGCAGAAAAGAGTTTAAATAGAATGTTGTCTTATGGAGTAACAACCGTTGAAGCAAAAAACGGTTACGGGCTTGATGATTTTAACACCGAGTTGAAACAGCTTGAGGTTATAAAAGAACTCAATAGAATTCATCCCGTAGATTTGGTCCCAACTTTTCTGGGAGCCCATGCTGTACCTAAAAAGTACGAAGACGACGTCGATAAATTCGTAGATATACTCATAACAGAAATGATTCCATATGTTTCGGAAAAAAATCTAGCTAAATTTTGTGATGTATTCTGTGAAAAAGGAGTTTTCTCAGTTGATCAATCCAGAAAAATACTATCTGCTGCAAAAGAACGCGGTCTATTTCTCAAAATTCATGCAGACGAAATAGAACCTTTAGGAGGTGCCGAATTAGCTGCTGAGTTAGGTTGTGTTTCGGCTGATCATTTGGTAGGTGCAAGTGATGAAGGCTTGAAAAAAATGGCCCAGAACAATGTAATAGCCACACTTCTTCCCACAACAACCTTCTTTTTGCAAAGTGAGAAGTATGCAAAGGCCAGAAAGATGATTGAACTTGGTATACCAATTGCATTGTCGACCGATTATAACCCAGGAAGTTCGCCTACAGAAAATTTACAATTGGTTATGACGTTTGGGGCACTAAAATTACATATGAATCCAAGGGAAATAATTACATCGGTTACTATTAATGCGGCTTGTGCACTGAAATTAGAAGATAAAATTGGTAGTTTGGAAGTAGCTAAAAAAGCTGATATGGCGATTTTCGATGTTCCCAATATAGAATACTTAATATACCACTTCGGAGTAAACCACACTCAAACTGTCATAAAAAATGGAGAGGTATATGATATGACCTCGGTCTCTTGACAAAGCCTATAACGTAGTGTATAATAATTTTGATATATTAACATAAGCAACTTTTTGCCGGGGTGGTGGAATTGGTAGACACGTATGGTTGAGGGCCATATGAGTATTTACACTCGTGCGGGTTCAAGTCCCGCCCCCGGCACCAGAATGAAGGATCGTGTTTTACGATCCTTTTGTTTTTTGAATTAATTTTATTATATTCCTGATTGATAATCTCACTTCTGATTTCTATCTACTGGGGGGTAAAAGTATAGAAAAGAAAACTGAGGTTAACTTTCCCTTTTTTATTGAATTATTTATTGCCTTTTCTTTGTTATTAGTACTTTCCTACTTGAATAAAGCCGCTGTATTAATAGGTTATATTTTGTTTCTTTTTCTTTTAAAACTCTTGGAGGAAGATAAATTAAAAGTCTTTTTAATCGCTATTTTATTGTTTCCTGCCTTGTTATACATTCCCATCAATCTAAATTCAGAAGTAGGTATTTTAGGAAAAATTATAGACAAAAGAGGAAATTATTATACAGTATTTTCAAAAAAAATCTATTATGAAAATCAATGGCAGAATTATAGGAATTATTATAAATTTTACTATGGTGAATTCAGCACCGTTCCCATCACCACCGGCAAAAACGTCTACATATACGGGACAATTGAAAACGATTTTCTTAGAGCTGAATATGTGGCTCCTGCCAACAACAATTCGATTATGAAGATAAAAGATCTTGCAACTAATAGATTGTCTGAAAACATTCAAAATAATGAGGCACTTGATATACTGACGAGCTCTTTTATGGGTAATATACGGGATAAAGAGGTATTTCAAAAAACAGGAACTCTGCATCTATTTGCCGTTTCGGGTATGCACGTTTACATAATTTACTCGATGATCAGCTTCTTTCTGAACTTTTTTATCTTGAAAAGGAATCTAAGACTCATCTTATACTCCACTATCATCACTTTTTATTTGGTTTTTACCGGATTCACCCCAAGTTCTGTACGGGCTGTATTGCTTTTAGTTACCTTGAACTTATTCAGACTTTTCGACGTCCCTGTTAGCTCTTTCAACATCTTAGGATTAATAGGATATCTCAATCTTTTGTTAATTCCCAATAATCTTATGAACGTTAGCTTCCAAATGAGTTATGCTGCGACTTTTATGATTTTATTTACAATGAATCATGTAGAATATCAATATTTTAAAGCTTTGTCTGTCCCCATAGCTGCATATGTCGGTATATTTCCTATAGCTCTAATACACTTTGGAGAAATTTCTTTGATTGGACTTTTCATAACGCCTATTCTAACCCCTGCTATTTCATTACTAATCTTATGTAGCGTTCTTTCAATATTATTGCCTTTCAATTTTGTTCATTCTTTTTCAACTTTTTTTGCATTATCAATAAAAAATTTCGTAAATCTTTTTACCTTTTATGAACCGATTGAATTTAGTTCTTTATTTATCCCGCTATTTTTATGGAGTTTGATCTTTTTACTTTATGTCTGGCTTCTTCAAGTTAAAAAAAGAAAAAAGGCCCCAATTAAATAGAGGCCTTTAATTTTGAATTATACTTGTTTACATTGGAGGCTCTTCATCCAAAAGATCTTCTATCTCTGATTGATCAGAAATTTCAATTTTTACAATCCATCCTTTATTTTCGGCGTCTTCGTTTATTATTTCCGGCTGATCTTCAAGATCGCTGTTAACTTCAACAATTTTTCCACTTAAAGGTACATATATATCTTCAGCTGACTTCACGGATTCTATGGTGCACAGGACTTCACCTTTTTTTACTTTTTTCCCGACTTCCGGTAATTCAACGTAGGTTACATCACCCAATTCTTCAGCAGCCTTCGCGGAAATCCCAACAGTTGCAATATTCCCTTCTATTGTCACGTATTCGTGGGTAGCTGAGTATTTCTTCATAATACTTGACTCCTCCTTTTAATTTGTAATTTTTGCTAATTTTAGAAATTAAAAAAGTTGCTATAGCGCCCTTCCCCCGAATCCCACCCAAATGATGAGATAATCAATAGCCTGCTTTTTTTACCGCTCTGATTACTCCAACAGTTATTAAAACCGCTATTATGATCTCTGGAATACCGTTTGTTAGGCCTATAGCCAACACTACCCCACCTACTGCTTCCCTCGCTACTCCCATAGCGGTAGCTATCCTGTCGGCAAATAAAAGATACATCATACCTAAAACACCTGCTGTGTTAGTCAAAGTTCCTAAAGCAGCACTTACACCAATAGATACGCTATCTCTCCACTTTGAAACTTTTTCTTTATTACGCGAGAAAAGTTCAAATACTAACCTGTATGAATAATATGAAACAAAACCAATCAATATTCTTGGTAATACAGAAACTAAAGGATTAACAAAAGCAAAAGACAATATATTTGGTCTTAAAAGTGCCTGAATTATACTAGATACACCAAATATCAAACCAATAACCATTCCTGCAACAGGTCCCTCCAATATTGCCCCAATTATAACTGGAATATGCATAGTTGTTGCATTCGCTGGAGGAATAGGGATAAATCCCAATGGAGTAAATCCTAGAACAAAAGAAATACCAGATAACAACGATATAGTTACCAAACGTTTGGTTTTTGCTCTCATGTTTTCTCTCCTTATAATGCGAAAAGTTAGCTACATACATTTAACTATTTCAAATAACTGTCAAACCACGTGGTAATTTCTTTTAATCTTCTTATTCTATGTTTTGGTTTCCCACTTCTGCTCAATTCATGATTTTCTCCTCTGAACATAACCAGTTTTGATTCGACACCATTGTATTTGAGTGAAGTGAACATCTGCAATCCTTCAGCTAACCAACAGCGGTAATCCTCTTCCGAATGTATAAACAGAGTTGGAGTTTTAACGTTATCTGCGTATTTCATAGGTGAGTGGAACCATAACTTTTCATAATCACTCCATGGTGTAGCTGCTTGTTGATCTTCAACAAAGTAGTAACCGATATCTGTAGTGCCGAATTTAGCAATCCAATTTGCTATACTTCTTTGAGAAGCGGCAGCCTTGAACCTATCAGTATGTCCAATTATCCAGTTGGTCATGTAACCACCGTAAGAACCACCTGTTACCCCTATCCTACTTCCATCTATGAAAGAGAACTTTTCCAATACTTTATCAACAAAGTTCATTATGTCTTCATAATCTATTGTTCCATACTTTCCTCTG is from Petrotoga mexicana DSM 14811 and encodes:
- the ftcD gene encoding glutamate formimidoyltransferase; its protein translation is MNKIVECVPNFSEGRDKEKLERIVDEVRKQEGVKLLDYSMDKDHNRSVVTFVGEPDMVIEAAFNACKKAAELIDLRTHKGEHPRMGATDVIPLIPIKNITMQECVEYSKKLAKRIGEELNIPVILYEKSASRPEREDLAVIRKGEFEGMFEKLKQEEFKPDFGPDQPHESAGVTAVGARMPLIAFNVNLNTNNLDIAKKIAKAVRGKSGGFKYCKALGFELKERNIVQVSMNMVDYTKTPLYRVFQVIENEANRYGVSVVGSEIVGLVPLNALVDTADYFLKLEDFSYDRVLENKIYGD
- the hutI gene encoding imidazolonepropionase, which encodes MDEKATLVIKNISNLITMRGPNRPRKKEEMSEIGLIKNGIIAASKDKIIYVGNGELPKDIEIAQDAKIINAQGKTVTPGLIDSHTHLVHGGSREYELFKKLEGKSYLDILNSGGGIYDTVESTKKASFEELLKKAEKSLNRMLSYGVTTVEAKNGYGLDDFNTELKQLEVIKELNRIHPVDLVPTFLGAHAVPKKYEDDVDKFVDILITEMIPYVSEKNLAKFCDVFCEKGVFSVDQSRKILSAAKERGLFLKIHADEIEPLGGAELAAELGCVSADHLVGASDEGLKKMAQNNVIATLLPTTTFFLQSEKYAKARKMIELGIPIALSTDYNPGSSPTENLQLVMTFGALKLHMNPREIITSVTINAACALKLEDKIGSLEVAKKADMAIFDVPNIEYLIYHFGVNHTQTVIKNGEVYDMTSVS
- a CDS encoding ComEC/Rec2 family competence protein, which encodes MFLFLLKLLEEDKLKVFLIAILLFPALLYIPINLNSEVGILGKIIDKRGNYYTVFSKKIYYENQWQNYRNYYKFYYGEFSTVPITTGKNVYIYGTIENDFLRAEYVAPANNNSIMKIKDLATNRLSENIQNNEALDILTSSFMGNIRDKEVFQKTGTLHLFAVSGMHVYIIYSMISFFLNFFILKRNLRLILYSTIITFYLVFTGFTPSSVRAVLLLVTLNLFRLFDVPVSSFNILGLIGYLNLLLIPNNLMNVSFQMSYAATFMILFTMNHVEYQYFKALSVPIAAYVGIFPIALIHFGEISLIGLFITPILTPAISLLILCSVLSILLPFNFVHSFSTFFALSIKNFVNLFTFYEPIEFSSLFIPLFLWSLIFLLYVWLLQVKKRKKAPIK
- the gcvH gene encoding glycine cleavage system protein GcvH — protein: MKKYSATHEYVTIEGNIATVGISAKAAEELGDVTYVELPEVGKKVKKGEVLCTIESVKSAEDIYVPLSGKIVEVNSDLEDQPEIINEDAENKGWIVKIEISDQSEIEDLLDEEPPM
- a CDS encoding ECF transporter S component — its product is MRAKTKRLVTISLLSGISFVLGFTPLGFIPIPPANATTMHIPVIIGAILEGPVAGMVIGLIFGVSSIIQALLRPNILSFAFVNPLVSVLPRILIGFVSYYSYRLVFELFSRNKEKVSKWRDSVSIGVSAALGTLTNTAGVLGMMYLLFADRIATAMGVAREAVGGVVLAIGLTNGIPEIIIAVLITVGVIRAVKKAGY